TTGAGAGCAAGCCCGAGCACGTCCGCCTGACCGAGCAGGGAAAGCCCGTCACCCTGCTCGAGGCCATCCGCGAGGGGCTGTGGGAGGAGATGGAGCGCGACGAGCGCGTGTTCCTGATGGGCGAGGACATCGGCGTCTACGGCGGCGCCTTCAAGGTCACCGAGGGGATGCTGGACGCCTTCGGAAGCCTGCGCGTGGTCGACACGCCGATCAGCGAGATCGGCTTCACCGGCGCGGCGGCCGGCGCGGCGCACATGGGGATGCGCCCGGTGGTGGAGATGCAGTTCATCGACTTCATCGCCTGCGCCTACGACATGATCACCAACTACGTCGCCACCAGCCGCTACCGTGGGTCGGGCGCGGTGCCGATGGTGATCCGCGGGCCCAGCGGCGGCTACGTGCGCGGCGGGCCCTTCCACTCGCAGAACCCCGAGGCGGCCTTCTTCCACACCCCCGGCCTGAAGATCGTCTACCCGGCGACGGCGTACGACGCGAAGGGGCTGATCAAGGCCGCCATCCGCGACGACGACCCGGTGCTCTTCTTCGAGCACAAGTGGCTCTACCGCCGTCCCCAGCTGCGCGAGGTGCTGCCGAAGGAGGACTACGTGGTTCCCATCGGCAAGGCGCGCACGCACCGCGAGGGGAAGGACCTGACGATCGTGACCTATGCGGCGCTGGTGCACAAGAGCGCCGAGGCGGCCGAGGTGCTGGAGAAGGAAGACGGGCTGGACGTGGAGATCATCGACCTGCGCACGATTTTGCCGCTGGACGACGAGGCGATCGTGGCGAGCGTGAAGAAGACGAACCGCCTGCTGATCGTGCACGAGGACACGCGCACGGGCGGGATCGCGGGCGAGATCGCCATGCGGGTGAGCGAGAAGGCGTTCGAGTGGCTGGACGCGCCGATCCAGCGGGTGACGGCCATCGACGCGCCGATCCCCTACTCGCCGCCGCTGGAGGACTACTTCCTGCCGCAGACCGACGACATCGTGAAGGCGGCGCGCTGGCTGGCGAAGTACTGAACTGATAGTCCCAAGTCCTGAGTCCCAAGTGGTCAACTCAGGGACTTGGCTCTGCGACTCAGGACCTAGGACTTAGGACTTAGGACTCAGGACTTCCGTTCCGACCTACATCCGAAACGAGAGCCGAATCATGGCCCGAGTCGAAGTGCCGATGCCCCAGATGGGCGAGTCGATCGCCGAGGGGACCGTCTCCGTCTGGCGGAAGAAGGTGGGCGACCGCGTGGAGCGCGACGAGCCCATCATGGAGATCTCCACCGACAAGGTCGACGCCGAGATCCCCTCGCCCGTGGCCGGCGTGCTGGCCGAGATCGTGGTGAACGAGGGGCAGACGGTGGAGGTGGGCACCGTGGTGGCCTTCATCGAGACCGAGGCCGGCGCCATGGCCGCCGCCCCCGCCGCCGCGCCGAGCGACCCGGCAGCCGCCGTCCCCGGCGAGCAGCCGACCACGCTCCCCGAGGCGGCCGTGGGCGCGCCCGAGGCGCGCGAGGTGG
This DNA window, taken from Longimicrobium sp., encodes the following:
- a CDS encoding alpha-ketoacid dehydrogenase subunit beta yields the protein MATALESKPEHVRLTEQGKPVTLLEAIREGLWEEMERDERVFLMGEDIGVYGGAFKVTEGMLDAFGSLRVVDTPISEIGFTGAAAGAAHMGMRPVVEMQFIDFIACAYDMITNYVATSRYRGSGAVPMVIRGPSGGYVRGGPFHSQNPEAAFFHTPGLKIVYPATAYDAKGLIKAAIRDDDPVLFFEHKWLYRRPQLREVLPKEDYVVPIGKARTHREGKDLTIVTYAALVHKSAEAAEVLEKEDGLDVEIIDLRTILPLDDEAIVASVKKTNRLLIVHEDTRTGGIAGEIAMRVSEKAFEWLDAPIQRVTAIDAPIPYSPPLEDYFLPQTDDIVKAARWLAKY